In one window of Burkholderia sp. NRF60-BP8 DNA:
- the hpnD gene encoding presqualene diphosphate synthase HpnD: MAVSHSVVDEQETDAAAVTSGSSFYLAMRILPAAQRDAMFQVYAFCRAVDDIADSDLPRAERNAGLDRWRADIDACFAGRPPRHLAALDREIRAFNLQRADFHAMIDGMAMDAEQDICAPDEPTLDLFCDRVASAAGRLSVRIFGMPEAEGIALSHHLGRALQLTNILRDIDDDAAINRCYLPRELLAREGIAITDPATIVRDPALPRVCATLVERALEHFRQADAVMDTCPRAQVKAPRIMSGAYRCILDAAIARGFAAPRAPLRKPKARMLMIAARYALF, from the coding sequence TTGGCCGTTTCCCATTCCGTCGTGGACGAACAAGAAACCGACGCCGCTGCCGTCACATCGGGCAGCTCCTTCTATCTGGCGATGCGCATCCTGCCGGCCGCGCAGCGCGATGCGATGTTCCAGGTCTACGCGTTTTGCCGCGCGGTCGACGACATCGCCGACAGCGACCTGCCGCGCGCCGAGCGCAACGCGGGCCTCGATCGCTGGCGCGCGGACATCGACGCATGCTTCGCCGGGCGCCCCCCGCGCCACCTGGCCGCGCTCGATCGCGAGATCCGCGCGTTCAACCTGCAGCGCGCCGATTTCCACGCGATGATCGACGGCATGGCGATGGACGCGGAGCAAGACATCTGCGCGCCCGACGAACCGACGCTCGACCTCTTCTGCGATCGCGTGGCGAGCGCGGCCGGCCGGCTGTCGGTGCGCATTTTCGGGATGCCGGAAGCCGAAGGGATCGCGCTGTCGCACCACCTCGGCCGCGCGCTGCAACTGACGAACATCCTGCGCGACATCGACGACGACGCGGCGATCAACCGGTGCTACCTGCCGCGCGAACTGCTCGCGCGCGAAGGCATCGCGATCACCGATCCGGCGACGATCGTGCGCGATCCGGCGCTGCCGCGCGTGTGCGCGACGCTCGTCGAGCGCGCGCTCGAGCACTTCCGTCAGGCCGACGCGGTGATGGACACCTGCCCGCGTGCGCAGGTGAAGGCGCCGCGCATCATGTCGGGCGCGTATCGCTGCATTCTCGACGCCGCGATCGCACGCGGCTTTGCCGCGCCGCGCGCGCCGCTGCGCAAGCCGAAGGCGCGCATGCTGATGATCGCCGCGCGCTACGCGCTGTTCTGA
- a CDS encoding alpha/beta fold hydrolase produces the protein METNAPATPQSDHPVFVLVHGAWHGAWCYAHVAAALAARGYLSIARDLPAHGIHARFPASYLARPLDKDAFGAEPSPVANTTLDDYATQVMQAVDDAYALGRGKVVLVGHSMGGLAITAAAERAPEKIAKLVYLAAFMPASGVPGLDYVRAPENRGELLGPLMLASPRAAGALRIDPHSGDAAYRESMQRALYEDVSQADFDAVANLMSCDVPATPFATAIPTSAARWGALDRHYIKCLQDRVILPALQQRFIDEADAFAPGNPTHVHQLDSSHSPFVSQPAVLAGVLADIAKS, from the coding sequence ATGGAGACGAACGCCCCCGCCACCCCGCAGTCCGATCATCCCGTTTTCGTGCTCGTGCACGGCGCGTGGCATGGCGCGTGGTGCTACGCCCACGTGGCGGCCGCGCTCGCCGCGCGCGGCTACCTGTCGATCGCGCGCGACCTGCCCGCGCACGGCATCCATGCCCGCTTTCCCGCGTCGTATCTCGCACGGCCGCTCGACAAGGACGCGTTCGGCGCCGAGCCGTCGCCGGTCGCGAACACGACGCTCGACGACTACGCGACGCAGGTGATGCAGGCCGTCGACGACGCGTACGCGCTCGGCCGCGGCAAGGTCGTGCTGGTCGGGCACAGCATGGGCGGCCTCGCGATCACCGCGGCGGCCGAACGCGCGCCGGAGAAGATCGCGAAGCTCGTCTATCTCGCGGCGTTCATGCCCGCGTCCGGCGTGCCGGGCCTCGACTACGTGCGCGCGCCGGAAAACCGGGGCGAGCTGCTCGGCCCGCTGATGCTCGCGAGCCCGCGCGCGGCCGGTGCGCTGCGCATCGATCCGCACAGCGGCGACGCCGCGTATCGCGAATCGATGCAGCGCGCGCTGTACGAAGACGTGTCGCAGGCCGACTTCGACGCGGTCGCGAACCTGATGAGCTGCGACGTGCCGGCCACGCCGTTCGCGACCGCGATCCCGACGAGCGCCGCACGGTGGGGCGCGCTCGACCGCCACTACATCAAGTGCCTGCAGGATCGCGTGATCCTGCCCGCGCTGCAGCAGCGCTTCATCGACGAAGCCGACGCGTTCGCGCCCGGCAACCCGACCCACGTGCACCAGCTCGACAGCAGTCATTCGCCGTTCGTGTCGCAGCCGGCCGTGCTGGCCGGCGTGCTCGCCGACATCGCGAAAAGCTGA
- a CDS encoding GGDEF domain-containing protein, with product MTAAAPSLSDLVIERVGFGLFVLDRSMTVLMWNRFMQDHSGIPAADVIGRNLFDCFPDLPRAWLSRKLESVFQLGSFAFSSWEQRPYLFRFEHDRPITGGVDYMQQDCTFMPLTRGRDVEAVCVTISDVTHVSVMQREREEAVAKLREHANRDGLTGIANRRFFEARLGDEFLRWQRYGGDLSVLLFDLDHFKTINDRFGHAAGDAVLRETARRVASIVRAQDTFGRFGGEEFALLLPCTNLDEAMRVADKVREAIGSMPVDAEGVGVPVTASVGAACAKAGALTCDVLVNEADAALYRAKRLGRDRSVAYA from the coding sequence ATGACGGCCGCCGCCCCGTCGCTGAGCGACCTCGTGATCGAGCGGGTCGGCTTCGGCCTGTTCGTGCTCGACCGTTCGATGACCGTCCTGATGTGGAATCGCTTCATGCAGGACCACAGCGGCATCCCGGCCGCCGACGTGATCGGCCGCAACCTGTTCGACTGCTTTCCGGACCTGCCGCGCGCGTGGCTGTCGCGCAAGCTCGAGAGCGTGTTTCAGCTCGGCAGCTTCGCCTTCAGCTCGTGGGAGCAGCGGCCCTATCTGTTCCGCTTCGAGCACGACCGGCCGATCACGGGCGGCGTCGACTACATGCAGCAGGACTGCACGTTCATGCCGCTCACGCGCGGCCGCGACGTCGAGGCCGTGTGCGTGACGATCTCGGACGTCACGCACGTGAGCGTGATGCAAAGAGAGCGCGAGGAAGCGGTCGCGAAGCTGCGCGAACACGCGAATCGCGACGGGCTGACCGGCATCGCGAACCGGCGCTTCTTCGAGGCGCGGCTCGGCGACGAATTCCTGCGCTGGCAGCGCTACGGCGGCGACCTGTCGGTGCTGCTGTTCGACCTCGACCACTTCAAGACGATCAACGACCGCTTCGGGCATGCGGCCGGCGACGCCGTGCTGCGCGAGACGGCGCGCCGGGTCGCGTCGATCGTGCGCGCACAGGATACGTTCGGCCGTTTCGGCGGCGAGGAATTCGCGCTGCTGCTGCCGTGCACGAATCTCGACGAGGCGATGCGGGTGGCCGACAAGGTCCGCGAGGCGATCGGCAGCATGCCGGTCGATGCCGAGGGCGTCGGCGTGCCGGTCACGGCGAGCGTCGGCGCCGCGTGCGCGAAAGCCGGCGCGTTGACCTGCGACGTGCTCGTCAACGAAGCCGACGCCGCGCTCTATCGTGCGAAACGGCTCGGGCGCGATCGGTCGGTCGCGTACGCCTGA
- a CDS encoding chemotaxis protein CheC, with the protein MPESVFTAEQRDALQEIANLAMGRAAARLALLLGHFIELSVPRVRVVKAADAGAALREMTGIHDNVTAVRQGFRSDIKGEAIVLCRTAGVARLMSVVDRTFGDGVYGGMATPDELVFDVANVLMGACVASILDELGRKPVFFPPGLLGANVSFDDVFQPNELGWSVALLLEVNFGLEDHTFRAHFVMLMAEDSIRLMGDALDALLSAL; encoded by the coding sequence ATGCCTGAATCGGTGTTCACGGCGGAGCAACGCGACGCGTTGCAGGAAATCGCCAACCTTGCAATGGGCCGCGCCGCCGCGCGGCTTGCGTTGCTGCTCGGGCACTTCATCGAGCTGTCGGTGCCGCGCGTGCGCGTCGTGAAAGCGGCCGACGCGGGCGCCGCGCTGCGCGAGATGACGGGCATCCACGACAACGTGACCGCGGTGCGCCAGGGCTTCCGTTCCGACATCAAGGGCGAGGCGATCGTGCTGTGCCGCACCGCGGGCGTTGCGCGGCTCATGTCGGTCGTCGACCGCACGTTCGGCGACGGCGTGTACGGCGGGATGGCGACGCCGGACGAGCTCGTGTTCGACGTCGCGAACGTGCTGATGGGCGCCTGCGTCGCGTCGATCCTCGACGAACTCGGCCGCAAGCCGGTGTTCTTTCCGCCGGGGCTGCTCGGCGCGAACGTGTCGTTCGACGACGTCTTCCAGCCGAACGAACTGGGGTGGAGCGTCGCGCTGCTGCTCGAGGTGAACTTCGGGCTCGAGGACCACACGTTCCGCGCGCATTTCGTGATGTTGATGGCCGAGGATTCGATCCGGCTGATGGGCGACGCGCTCGACGCGTTGCTGTCCGCGCTATGA
- a CDS encoding response regulator, translating to MPLPIVIADDSLLARKLLTKALPGDWDVDVAYAANGREALALYRDGKASVMFLDLTMPDMSGYQVLETLRHEDLNTFVIVVSADIQPQAQARVRELGAIAFVAKPVTSEALLPILKEYGLYA from the coding sequence ATGCCTTTGCCGATTGTGATTGCCGACGATTCGCTGCTCGCTCGCAAACTTCTGACAAAGGCGCTGCCGGGAGATTGGGACGTTGACGTCGCGTATGCAGCGAATGGTCGCGAGGCCTTGGCGCTCTATCGTGACGGCAAAGCTTCCGTGATGTTTCTGGACCTGACGATGCCCGACATGAGCGGATATCAGGTCCTGGAAACACTGCGCCACGAAGATCTGAACACGTTCGTGATCGTGGTTTCCGCCGATATCCAGCCGCAGGCGCAAGCACGCGTGCGCGAATTGGGCGCGATCGCATTCGTTGCCAAGCCCGTGACGTCGGAGGCATTGCTGCCCATTCTCAAGGAGTATGGGTTGTATGCCTGA
- a CDS encoding hybrid sensor histidine kinase/response regulator, with the protein MTSERPAAPQASAPPPADDWQDDGSYASGAPEHDFAVRRVTLIVLLVAAIVLPCIYVVVMAYNDLKAREAAASDVTMRTVRVAEEHALKVFDLSETLDARIVDLVQDMDDATVRSKESDIHEALNTIGGGYPQVAAVSIFGASGMLLANSLYYPAPYASIANRDDFAGIRDGKVIEHISRLMMGPLKLENIPVFNTGVARRHSDGSFAGMVSIALKSSYFNAFYRDLLGGANTPMTMALARSDGAVIASYPPPPSLAHTDRSVTFGNTHNDPRAGVVRVRHNGASSEIVAYRQVGSYPVYVSCAYRTSAIWHEWYEHLSVLFLSMFAPSVALWSVIWLSLKRLKAEEQAWDRWQAEASMRRSIESAYRQSRKMQALGNLVGSVAHDFNNLLMIISSNVQIARRRGVQHLDKELDAIERALKNGQSLTRQLLGVARKQPLHNETIDVGQWVGTCRELLKTSLGSKSSLVVSIEPGVWPIRVDVAELELAVINLAVNARDAMTTGGRFTVGARNVTLRREDGFPLTGDFVQISLDDTGSGMAPDVLARAFEPLFTTKPQGMGTGLGLPQVFAFCERSGGLATIDSAVGAGTSVRLYLPRARAEDVVARPAAGAHDAGGGAHAGLHVLLVEDNGEVAAGTEALLSLLGHRVTYAPTADDALRLIESAAANDAFDLVISDIHMPGRLNGIDLAEAIEKRPGKLPVILVTGYAEELDRTRTVNVRVLSKPFDIALLDEILLGIREARDARHTGA; encoded by the coding sequence ATGACGTCCGAACGGCCTGCCGCTCCCCAAGCTTCCGCCCCCCCTCCCGCCGACGACTGGCAGGACGACGGCAGCTACGCGTCCGGCGCCCCCGAGCACGATTTCGCGGTGCGCCGCGTGACGCTGATCGTGCTGCTCGTCGCGGCCATCGTGCTGCCGTGCATCTACGTGGTGGTGATGGCGTACAACGACCTGAAGGCGCGCGAGGCCGCCGCGAGCGACGTGACGATGCGCACGGTGCGCGTCGCCGAGGAGCATGCGCTCAAGGTGTTCGACCTGAGCGAAACGCTCGATGCGCGCATCGTCGACCTCGTGCAGGACATGGACGACGCGACCGTGCGCAGCAAGGAATCCGACATCCACGAAGCGCTGAACACGATCGGCGGCGGCTATCCGCAGGTGGCGGCCGTGTCGATCTTCGGCGCGAGCGGCATGCTGCTCGCCAACAGCCTCTACTATCCGGCGCCGTACGCGTCAATCGCGAACCGCGACGACTTCGCCGGCATCCGCGACGGCAAGGTCATCGAACACATCTCGCGGCTGATGATGGGGCCGCTCAAGCTCGAGAACATTCCCGTGTTCAACACGGGCGTCGCGCGACGCCATAGCGACGGTTCGTTCGCCGGCATGGTGTCGATCGCGCTGAAGTCGTCGTATTTCAACGCGTTCTACCGCGACCTGCTCGGCGGCGCGAACACGCCGATGACGATGGCGCTCGCGCGCTCCGACGGCGCGGTGATCGCGTCGTATCCGCCGCCGCCGTCGCTTGCGCACACCGACCGCTCGGTCACGTTCGGCAATACGCACAACGATCCGCGCGCGGGTGTCGTGCGCGTGCGCCACAACGGCGCGAGCAGCGAGATCGTCGCGTATCGCCAGGTCGGCAGCTATCCCGTCTACGTGAGCTGCGCGTACCGCACGTCGGCGATCTGGCATGAATGGTACGAACACCTGAGCGTGCTGTTCCTCTCGATGTTCGCGCCGTCGGTCGCGCTGTGGTCCGTGATCTGGCTATCGCTCAAGCGGCTGAAGGCGGAAGAGCAAGCGTGGGACCGCTGGCAGGCCGAAGCGTCGATGCGGCGCTCGATCGAATCGGCCTACCGGCAGTCGCGCAAGATGCAGGCGCTCGGCAATCTCGTCGGCAGCGTCGCGCACGACTTCAACAATCTGCTGATGATCATCTCGAGCAACGTGCAGATCGCGCGGCGGCGCGGCGTGCAGCATCTCGACAAGGAGCTCGACGCGATCGAACGCGCACTGAAGAACGGGCAATCGCTCACGCGCCAGTTGCTCGGCGTCGCGCGCAAGCAGCCGCTGCACAACGAAACGATCGACGTCGGGCAATGGGTCGGCACGTGCCGCGAACTGCTGAAGACGTCGCTCGGATCGAAGTCGTCGCTGGTCGTCTCGATCGAGCCGGGCGTCTGGCCGATCCGCGTCGACGTCGCGGAGCTCGAGCTCGCGGTGATCAATCTCGCGGTCAACGCGCGCGATGCGATGACGACCGGCGGACGCTTCACGGTCGGCGCGCGCAACGTCACGCTGCGCCGCGAGGACGGCTTTCCGCTGACCGGCGATTTCGTGCAGATCTCGCTCGACGACACGGGTTCGGGCATGGCGCCCGACGTCCTCGCCCGCGCATTCGAACCGCTGTTCACGACGAAGCCGCAGGGGATGGGGACGGGGCTGGGCCTGCCGCAGGTATTCGCGTTCTGCGAACGCTCGGGCGGCCTCGCGACGATCGACAGCGCGGTCGGCGCGGGTACGTCGGTGCGTCTGTACCTGCCGCGCGCGCGCGCCGAGGATGTCGTCGCGCGGCCGGCGGCCGGCGCGCACGACGCGGGGGGCGGCGCACACGCGGGCTTGCACGTGCTGCTCGTCGAGGACAACGGCGAAGTCGCGGCCGGCACGGAAGCGCTGCTGTCGCTGCTCGGGCATCGCGTGACCTATGCGCCCACCGCCGACGACGCGTTGCGCCTGATCGAAAGCGCCGCGGCGAACGACGCGTTCGATCTCGTGATTTCGGACATCCACATGCCGGGACGCCTGAACGGCATCGACCTGGCCGAAGCGATCGAAAAGCGGCCGGGGAAGCTGCCCGTGATTCTCGTCACGGGTTACGCGGAGGAACTCGACCGTACGCGCACGGTCAACGTCCGCGTGCTGTCGAAGCCGTTCGACATCGCGCTGCTCGACGAGATCCTGCTGGGCATCCGCGAAGCGCGCGACGCACGACACACCGGCGCGTGA